A portion of the Scleropages formosus chromosome 15, fSclFor1.1, whole genome shotgun sequence genome contains these proteins:
- the dio2 gene encoding type II iodothyronine deiodinase, with translation MGTLSVDLLVTLQILPGFFSNCLFLALYDSVVLLKRVVSLLSCCGSASGSSGGEWHRTLTSAGLRSVWNSFLLDAYKQVKLGGEAPNSKVVKVPDTPSRRRSVGSRTGDECHLLDFESSDRPLVVNFGSASUPPFVSQLPAFRRLVEEFSDVADFLLVYIEEAHPSDGWALSTMESHAFQVKKHRSLEERMLAAHRLLEHFALPPQCHLVADCMDNNANVAYGVSNERVCIVQKKKIAYLGGKGPFFYHLKDVRRWLEQTYGKRQRAG, from the exons ATGGGCACGTTAAGCGTGGACCTGCTGGTGACCCTGCAGATACTGCCGGGCTTCTTCTCGAACTGCCTCTTCCTGGCGCTCTACGACTCGGTGGTGCTGCTGAAGCGCGTGGTGTCGCTGCTCAGCTGCTGCGGTTCGGCTTCGGGTTCGAGCGGCGGCGAGTGGCATCGGACGCTCACCTCGGCCGGCCTGCGCTCCGTGTGGAACAGCTTCCTCCTGGACGCCTACAAGCAG GTGAAGCTGGGTGGAGAGGCCCCCAACTCCAAAGTGGTGAAGGTTCCCGACACGCCGAGCCGGAGACGGAGCGTTGGCAGTAGAACTGGAGACGAGTGCCACCTGCTCGACTTTGAGTCTTCTGACCGCCCTTTGGTGGTCAACTTTGGCTCAGCCTCCTGACCCCCTTTTGTGAGCCAACTGCCTGCCTTCCGGCGGCTGGTGGAGGAGTTCTCAGATGTGGCCGACTTTCTCCTGGTCTACATTGAAGAGGCTCACCCCTCTGATGGCTGGGCATTGTCGACCATGGAATCGCACGCATTCCAGGTGAAGAAGCACCGTAGCCTGGAGGAACGCATGTTGGCCGCTCACAGGCTACTGGAGCATTTTGCCCTGCCCCCGCAGTGCCACCTGGTGGCTGACTGCATGGACAACAATGCCAACGTAGCCTACGGTGTATCCAACGAAAGGGTCTGCATTgtgcagaagaagaagattGCCTACTTAGGTGGAAAGGGACCGTTTTTTTACCATCTGAAAGATGTCAGGCGGTGGCTTGAGCAGACCTATGGCAAACGGCAGAGAGCAGGGTGA